AGGCTATATCAATTACTAATCACCCTGATAGTATGTTTGGTTCATAAGAATAGAACGgaatcaaattatcattttatttttttaatactctctattcaaatttttatttaattaatttctcATCTCATTTCACTATGCAAATCAAACGACACATAAATTATATGTAAAAATTTCAATCGCTTTGAATTATGCAaaagtatttatttattcatGAATAAGACTAAGTTTGAACTCTTAATGTACTTTACTACCTCCATTCCTTTATTTTGATTTGAAGATGtccttaatatttttaaaaaattgaataaGAAATTGAACCTACAAAAGCGAACTAGTCAAATGACACACAAAAAGAGGGCCTTTTGGTCGGCTTGATTACAGGGATTGCccttatttataattaaaaatggTTAAATCTCAATCCAAAgcttttttaatttatattttcatcTCATCCTTCAATACTTTAACGTCCACAATTAActtgtttattatatatattttttcaaaaataattacttaaagTCTCAAATTAATAAAGTATTCACAACACACAGTCTCCGTTGGCAACTTATTTTTGTATATAGCTTTTTTGTCTCATATTTTCTGGCAAAAACAAAGTGCAAATCTTTGATTTCTCATCATATCTTGTCATGAGATTATTTTTGTTGTGATTCCGAAGATCCTTAAGTACTGCCAATTTTGTTAAAGGATTTTTGTGCCCTATATTTtgtctctaaattttttttaaactgtATAGGCtccatatatttaatatatatatatatatatatatatatatttgttgtatGTGGTCCAAGTCGATGCATTTAAAAGTActcgaaaaatataaatattatatgtTACGTACAGATGTAGTGTGTCAGTAGTCTTACtactcaaaaaaagaaaaaaaattgccTCATCAAGCtggatttttaaattaaatagggTCATTAATTGAAATTATACAGCAAACCACGCAtctactaattaattaattaaactacCATGCACGTGCACACTAGCCTTGTCACGTGCGTGCATACctacccctctctctctctctctctctctctgatatgTCCACGAGCATGCATGCAgctcatacatgcatatatatatatatatatatatatatataggcagagTGCATGCCTGAAATTTAATTAAAGAAGAGGCAGTAGCACCAAACAGCtgatgaggaagaagaagaaactaCTGCTGCCTTGATGATAACGAAGCATACGGCTAAGCCCACCGCTGTAGTCTGTGTTTGTGTTGATGCCCACTCCAGAGGGCCCCATATTTGTCCCCCCCATCCCTCCTCCTATTACTCCTCCGCTACCAGTACCGGAAGTTGGTGTTGCGTTGTAATTCGGAGTAGTGCCGGTGGGGGTGGCGCCGCCCGGGGTGGTGGTGGAAGGGGTTGTGCCCGTTGAGGGTGTAGCTGGTGTCAGGGGAGTCGCTGTGGTGCCCGAGCTTGCAGCACtgacaacccaaaaaaaaaaaaaaacaaaagtattttctttcaaatcaaCAACTTAATTGAGGATTAATTAACATAAGTATTTTCTACTGTAGCTGCCTTAATAATTTTATTCCCAACGGAAAAATCCAAACGTCAAACGTCAAATGGCAAATGCATGGAGTGCAGTAGTCTGATATTTGTATTTATATGTAATATTTGTTTTGTTCGATCGAGGCAGACATGTCTCTTTCAAAAGATAAAGGCGGATCCCACCCCACCATCATCTGTCAAATACAATAGAATAGGGATAGGGGCCCTTAAGGTCAAGACATATATAATTAGGGTTTAATCAGATCCATCGTGAATCATTCAGTTCTACTTTTTGACACATGCATCCACAAATTCAAATGTACGAAATTCAGAAATTAACGAGTCTTTATATTATATGAGTGCAAAATTTAAATGAACTTTCCTTAAAATGTTACAATCATCGTCTGAGCTTTatcataaaaatataaacttttgttttcaaaaaatttgtGAATTTTCATAGAATATAAGAGGGTTTTATGACTGCTTACAACTCTCAAGAAAcatcttaaatttttaaaattttaagggaGAACAGTGTCTTTTATCTTAAAAGTAATAGAAAATTCAATACCCAAATagcaaaagtaaattatttcatgaaaataaattatattattatttttaagtatcAGTTAAGTATACAAGAAGAAAATAgttatcaaaatatatatttagatATTAAATACCACATAAGATTCAATGATAGGATGAAGTTGAATTTCAAATCTGATTAAGAAGTTCATAATTCAGTTTCCTATTTACCAAACACCCCCTAAAGAATAGAAGCCCATCATCCACCCTAAATTCCTATTTATCTCTTCTAATCATGCATTTTGACATTTGCCCAATCTAATCTCCATTATCAATTCCAATCTACAGTTTTTGCACTCATTTATTATATAAGGAAAACATGCTCGCTTAACAATtgacatatatacatatattaatatgtaaaattatatattcaaAGGAAGCCtgcataaataattttttaaaaaaagtccaaaaaatcaaatatttaacaTTCGTAATGGCTTAATAGAACTGTATATTATAAtggtaatttttaaaaaataaattttcacagCTTGAAGAGATAATCATTTTGCACATACTTGTGGGGATCTTGAATGAAGCCACTCCAAGCCCCACcaagaacagagagagagagagagagagagagagagagagagagagagagagagagagtactgcTCCTAGCTAGCAAATAATTCAACTTGGCCAGCTATTGTCGAAGGAAAACTCCAGTATAAAATAATTGACATCCAACTGGCTCCAAACAAAAAGGACATCcccattttcataaataaaaaacaattaaGGCAGCCaataaattgagaaaatattaaatatacgTATACATTGAAATCAATATGAATGTTTtttcatgtgtgtatatatatatatatattaactgatGTATAATTATAATATAACTATTTTTCTCAGTATATAATTAATGTATAATGAAATCACATCGATCCTAATATATACGCCCAATATATCTAGCTAATAATTTATACACACAACAGATACACATAATGCACATAATTAACAAGCATACCTCTGGCTAGAAGGATAGGAGCAAGTGGTAGCAGTTCCCATATGGCCTTCAAATCATCCACACACACAGAGAGACagcgagaagagagagagagtgttagtCTGGGTGCTAGCTCTAATTGActgaatattaattatttttcagatgcaatgaatttaataaatgtcttcttctgttttaggaaaaaaaaaaccagCTGGTAGCTAGGGAGGAGTTAATTAAGTACAACTGCTTCGAAGTTTATCATTAATTAGAGAGTAGAGATGAGTAGAGGGAGGAGGTGATGAGGGGGAGCATACGAATGTAAACTGGTGATGTGATGAGTGTACTCACTGCTGGGGTCAGTGGAAACAACTTGGGCAGTGGAAGAGAAATCACAGGTGCCGGGAGCTTGAGCTTTCTTCTGGAAGTAGCTGTTGACGGCATAGGTGCAGTGAGCCTTGACAGTGTTAGGGGTGAAGCATGCCCCGTTCTGATGGATTGCCCTGCAGTCTGCCCCCGCTCCGCACGCGTAGTCCAGTGTCTTCTGCAGCACTCCATCGCTCAGTCCCTCCTTGCACACACACCAACACCCACCACTTCCACTCCCACCCCCTTCAAGTCAATTCATTAACTTTATCATATAGATGTATAAAAACTCATTCACTAATATTCATTCATTCCCAAAATGCAGATAATATGTATttaagatgaagaagaagaagaagaagaagaacaacaacaacaactataAACCGATCCTTTGgctaaagaaattttttttaaaaaaataataatatagaaatcaaAGAATGGGAGCTAGCTAGCTGTGCATACAAGCAGAAAGGAaagatatatatttttgaaaaaaaaaaacagagagattAATTAACATGGCAACTTGAACCTTGCTTCAGTACTGTCTGCATGCAAATCTTACATgggaaaatccaaaaataaaagaaaaggaaggaccCAGTTCAAATAAAAGCATTATTTCTCAAGAGGAAgatttttttacaaataaaataaaaataaaaacgaaGATGGAGAGCAGCATCAGTCATTATTTCAGAAATATATAGATACATGCAGAGGAAATTAAAAAATGTacgtatattatatatatgtgtaaaTATGAAAATGCCAGAGAGCTTACTTGAATTCCCAGTAATGGCCAACAATGTCAGCAGTAGAAACAACACGGCAGCCATCGGCTAGCTAGTTTGTGTTGTTCTGAGTATAAAGAAGTAGATCGGGATGGTACTGGTAGCTACCTAGCTTAGCTACCATAAAAAGCTTCTACTTGTTGCAGCAAGAGATcgatcgagagagagagagagagagatgatgctgatgatgatgatgatgaatagTGTGATATTGAGAAAATGTGGTATTTGAATGATGAGGGGAAAGGACAAATAAATGTAAGAATGGTTGGTAGTGGGGTTCAGGCCGAGCTAGCGGTGCTGTCAGCTTTTGACAACTTTTTAATTACTCCGATCCTTTTCTCCTTCACttcttcaaatttaaaatttacccTTAGCTTTGCCCTTTATCTAGGAGGCGCGGTTTGTTATGGGAACAACTGCGGGCTAGCTTTATTTGTTTTTTCCCCTCAGTTTCCCATTAATGGTTTATACTTTGAATTCtggttttctctctcttttttttttcttaagcaaaaaaataaaaataaaaaaatagagttGAGCCTAAGACTTTGTTTGCTTTCCAACATCAAAATACTTTCATGAATAACATTCTAAAAAAATCTCATTTCAGAAACTGGTCttatgtttgaaaaaaaaaaatttgtaaatttggatttatattaaatttaaataagaaaataatgtATCAGAAATCCATACTACCAACCCTATGGGTGAATATTTATGtaatgcaataaaaaaaatgtttgtttATTGGCAAGATATGGTTTGCTTTAGAATATGAGTAGTCATTAGTCATATTTGgaggattagaaaaaaaaattgttgaaagaCAATTGTCATTTTTGTTCATGCATGTCTTAGAACAAAAGtattgagagtgagagagatgaatgaatattttgttaaaattctGAGTTGAAGGGTCTTGCAAATTCAACTTGTTCTTGATGACCAATAATGACAATTTCTCATTtttttgactaaaattttgacATAGGCTTGACCTTCAgagtttttcaaagttagttTTGTTACTAGAACAATAACCTCTATATTGGTGTCCAAAATTTGTTCTTGATGATTATGAAAAATTTATTGTAGCGCACTAAATTTGATATAGGAAATTTAAAACGGAGTTTGGTTTCATGATTTTTCTTCTCACATTGAACGGTTATTCACTGTGTAATTCTAGTTCAATGTCCTCTTTATATTTGTATAGTTGATTTGTATAATTGATTGCGAAATACTTGTGATTTTTAGTAgccaattatttttatttaacgTTGATATGAACAATGAAAAGAATTATTTTCAAACTAATATGATTTGATCGTTCTCCATGCTTGTCTTTCCTAGTAACTATAAATTTTCATGTAAAGACTACTATTAATCTGTTAAAAAATAACATAAACCAATAATTTTTTTCTAAGCGATCATTCATCAACAAAAAATATAccctaaataaactaaaaattccTCTATAAAGCAAAATTAATTAAGGACAAACTATATTAACATCTTTTCGGGTTTATGAATTTTCCACTCATTCTTTTTGAACTTTATGAAGTTGCACTACTTTTATAAGGATGTATTTTTCGATAGAATAAAAAAGGAGCAAAAGATTGAGAAAAGAAAAAGCTTTCATTGAATCATTAGGGTTCTACAAGAGATAAAGATGACTTATACATCCTACaagaataaaaaggaaaaagactaTTCTACTATGATATAATTCAAATAATTATTATCACTAACATTCCCCCTCAAACTCATGCTGCATCAGCAAGAAGCATCGAGAGTTTGCCAACCAAAAAATGAAAGTGTAGGACGGTGTAGGACTTCATAAAGAAGTCAACAACTTGCATGGAAGATGGAACAAATGGCAAAGTAATAGTCCCTTGCTGAAGGTGGTGTCTAGTGacatgacaatcaatttcaatgtgtttggtttgtTCATGAAACACCGAATTCCTTACAATCTGGATAGCACTCCTATTGTGACAACACAGAGGAATAGGAGCATAAAATATAACACCTCTATCAGCCAACAACCAACGTAACCCATCTTAGTCGTGGTACGTAGATGCCATCACATGATATTCAGCCTCAGTGGAAGAGGGCGAAACAATTGCTTACTTCTTGCTTTTCAAAGAAATGAGGGAGTCACCTAAAAATATGCAAAATCCAATAGTGGATTTTCGATCAGTAGGACCAGTAGCCCAATTTGCATTAGACTAGGCACAAAGCTTCAATGACAAGGCCGAAGAGAATAAAAGACTATGATAGAGAGTCCCTCGAAGATATTGCAAGATGCGCAAAACAACTGACCAATGCACAAATGTAGGTGAAGCAAGAAACTAACTCACAATGTGGACAACATAAGCAATATCTAGGCGAGTAATAGTCAGATAGACCAAACTATCAACAATAGTACGATATAAGGTGAGATTAGGTAGGGGAATACAATTAGTGGGAGTGTAGCAAGCATTTACCTCAAGATGAGCATCAACAGTCTGACTATTAGTGAGACGAGCATGATCAAGAATATCTGTAACATACTTCGATTGGGAGAGCAAGTAACCTTTGGGGGAGTAGGCTacttcaattcccaagaagtAGCGGAgtggccccaaatccttcatgtcaaactcttgaGCCAATATCTTTTTCAAGTTCACAATACCATCAACATCATCACCCATAATAATCATATCGTCAACATACAAAAAAAGAATAATACAGCCAGCAGAAGTACACTCAACAAATAAAGCTGAATCATAAGCATTGGAAGAGAAGCCAAGAGAAGTGACAACCATagaaaacttctcaaaccaagctTAAGGGGCTTGTTTGAGATCATATAAAGCCATATTGAGTTTGTAAACCTCACCTGCGTTATAAGAGACACCAGGCAGAAGTACCATGAAAACTTCCTTCTTTAGATCCACATTCAATAAGGCATTTTTAACATCCAATTGAGAAATAGCCCACCAACGAACAAAAGCTACATCAATAAGAGCACGAACAGTTGTCATCTTGGCAACCGGGGAAAAAGTCTCCTTATAATCCATACCATACTCTTGGGTAAAACCCTTAGCAACCAAACAAGCTTTGTATCACTCAATAGAATTatgattttgttttgattttgtaAATCCAACGAGAACCAATTTATTTCTTACTAGGGGGGAGTGACACCaagtcccaagtatgagttttatgCAACGAAGAAATTTCCTAAACCATAGCCTATTGCCAAAGAGGATCACAAGCAGCCTCCTTATACGAGGTAGGCTCACAAAGTGGGTGAATAGCTGCtaaaaaagaagtgaaagaaccagaataaaaagaataagaaaaatctAGTAAGTGAGTGGACTTACGGGCATGCTTATGATAACAAGACTAATgagaatccacaaccacaaaagaTTCTTGGGGGATCGCAAGAGGAGCATCATCAACACCACCATTTGCATAGTCATCACCACCACCATTGCCACCATTTTCATCATCATAGAAAGGGTCAATACGAATAAGGTATGGTTGTGCCATATAAGGAGAGCTAGTAGGAACGGTAAACAAAGGAATGTGTTCGAGGAAGACAATATGACGAGAGGCATATAATTTTTTACCAATAGGATCAAAACACCTATAACATGTAACAACCCAACCCTTTATATGGACCAGTACCGTTAACACAAATACAGAATACTTGTACCTGCTAAACATACATAGACatcccgccctaaacagggacatacgagaataaatcatacataattataatgtaaatattgcggaaaaacataaacattcattgggatttctactagacttataccagagcttactattaTATCCTCAAATACATATATCCATTCTTAGAATATAAtctgttattacaatcctccaaaaAGAGAACTCCAACTAAGTTTAGTACATAATTAGAACACTTACGTagactaaacccaaaaacaaccTCCCAAGTCCCTCTAGCTACTAGGACTGACGTcttaatggacctgaaaacaaaggttagatacggggtgagacacttctcagtaaggtggaaagtattacaacagtgtgtgactgcatatgcTCCTTTTAATCAAATTCAATACATACAACGACCATTTATCAATCTAGTGGTGTAACAGGTAAAGTAACGTAAATACAATATATTTCTTCCATAAAAGCCTTTAAATCATgtttatgaatattagaacaacgaccagtTTGGTATGACATAATAACGCCCAtgtaccccgtggcacgggttgtgcactgatgacTCTAACATGCCCTGTTTGTGCAAACATTGCCGAACATCTATTCTATAGTCCGACAGCCTCCCCTGGTCTATCATTTCACCAGTGATTACAAAATCCTGCAATCCGACTATCTTATGTACCCTCACGGATTCacatgtgtgattgcactgtacTTACTAGCTACGAAACCGAGCCTCtaggagtatttttcaacccccgCATTGAAGTATATTTCAAATCCTTTCACTGAAGTCTTTTTCAACTCTTTCGGTAGCAAGCTGGGTttctatttatcatatatacaatttataatgaaaacataataacctgtgcaattctagtattttcataaacTCATTCAATCACTTCGGGTACAAACCAGCACACActctctcggtttaccctttttaagTATAAAGCATGGTATATAACCGAcatctgttttccacattttcagtataacaaaatggaacttcaatttccataattcatacaaatattataaaagaATCTCACATTCCATTCCAGTCCATATGTCACACTAGTTTAGTTAAAAGTTCACTATATGGTACAAAATTAAGTAAACACCGTTTAAAAGAGAAATACggaattcaagcatctcctaccaTAATACTAGTGCAAATAAAGAGGTTTTGTAAattttggagatcatatgccaaaatcctcatttttaccaaaaatcgcaAAATCATAAAACCGACATTTCGACCTGGTGGAATTCAGCAAATaagcaattaaatcatacatataagcataaactaacttttttagcggtttagtttttccaaaaatactgttgtaatcaaattctccttaccttaaacctgaaacgAAACCATGTATGAGATGGTCCTgacaacccgggatcctcaaaacctaaaaaaccGCAAAACATAACTTCTCTGAAATCTAGACTACTATATAACTGCTTAATAAAAAACGAAATcggatccttacctcgatttttgggggaaacccaaaaatctccaaaacgacgatctgatccgctaGAGTTGTAGAGTTTCCTCCCATGATCCACGCAGGAACCTCTGTTTTTAGAAATAGATGTCAAATGacgaaggatcgtagagagagagagagagaaagagaaagagagagagagagagagagagagagagagagagagagagagagagagagagaggtagagcttttgggagaaacttagcctttaagcaaccacaatggatatttatagggcttttGACAGAGTGAAACTCGTTGATGAGGCGgcatcttcatcgacgaatctgccaCACAGCCCGTCGACGAAGCCATACCATTGCCACCGAGCCCAATTCGGATATTTTCTTGGCTCTCTCGATTTTCCCTCGTCGACGAcgttttgaattttgtcgacgaggaactaaatggacttcgtcgacgaacttgctgccctcatcgacgaaccctactgTATAACTCCCTTTGATTTTATTTCTTACgtattttccttatttatgggTCCGGGTCTCTACATAACACCCTTCTAACACATGGCAGAAAGTGGTGATAATCTGGTACACTCAACAGTGGGACGAAGGACAAAACATAGGCAACCAATGACTTTTAGAGAGGAGTTATCAAAGGGGACCCATGTAATACTTCCCAAAAGGAGAGACTAGAATTGTGGGGTGTGGGGATTCTATTAATCAAGTGTACCACTATAAGAACCGCTCCCCCCGCCCCAATAATTCACCAGGAACCTTAGTAGATAAGAGAAGAGAGCGAGCTGTTTCAACAATATGACGATGTTTTCTTTTAGTAACACCATTTTTTTTAGGAATATCAGTACAAAAAGATTGATGAACAGTACGACCATCAGAGATGAGCAACTCAGAAAGTGTCTTAGAAGTTGTAACGCCTCGACCTGCCACATAAGGCctgaggtgctactttagtgacatatCTGTATTCCTGATACCATAACATCATATCAAAGTAGCGGAAATAAGTTCAAACATCCTCAATAtatattactagagttctaaactactATCATACATAGAAGTTTCCAAATTCCCatattacaaaccataataaaatacaaaacccAACTTGGTCCATACAGACCACGTACATAAGCTAAATAAACTAGACTCAACCCCTCTAGCCTACTACGCACGATCCCTGGTGTTTCCTGAAAAGTAAGAATgattgttggggtgagacaccttttagtaagacaaattaagttaatatcagggtGTGGCACACATGAGTTTAGTGTATCTAAAAAACATCACATTctccatttaaccaaaaatagcatTTATACATTATAAAAATAGCGTTTATACATTATACTCACCCTACACAATTGAAAATGCCCCTTCATTTCcacagtataaaccagttcaataaatagataacaccatttacataaattaacatatatgcgtAAAAGACATCCCTGGGACTAACGACatgattaacccccatgacgggttgtgcagcccgaagccTGAACTTAGCTTGAGTGATCAACCCAAACTAactcaaagtaaccatctgcaagtacgtCTGCAGGCATCCGCAAGCTCTGTTACAAgttcgattgccttaccacttcctagtcAAAACCCCCAGGGAAGGTACAACAACTCTACGTAGGTCAATCGGCTGAAACCCCCTACACCTCCACTATAGTGTCGGTGCACCTAACCAAAcaaatcactagcaacggtaccgtgctcacaatacaactagtCCTCAGGATTTTTAAAccatattatgcaatttaagtaatgaaAACTgtagtataaatctcatttcGTATAAAATCTGTCATTTCACAATCCCGGCA
The Malania oleifera isolate guangnan ecotype guangnan chromosome 13, ASM2987363v1, whole genome shotgun sequence DNA segment above includes these coding regions:
- the LOC131145527 gene encoding PLASMODESMATA CALLOSE-BINDING PROTEIN 3-like, with product MAAVLFLLLTLLAITGNSRGGSGSGGCWCVCKEGLSDGVLQKTLDYACGAGADCRAIHQNGACFTPNTVKAHCTYAVNSYFQKKAQAPGTCDFSSTAQVVSTDPSSHMGTATTCSYPSSQSAASSGTTATPLTPATPSTGTTPSTTTPGGATPTGTTPNYNATPTSGTGSGGVIGGGMGGTNMGPSGVGINTNTDYSGGLSRMLRYHQGSSSFFFFLISCLVLLPLL